From the Paraflavitalea soli genome, the window TCACTTTTATGCTGTCTGGCGTACCCGCTGCAGTTACACTATTATATGCTTACGGTATTTGCTTTGTGCTGTATACCTGGGTGAGTGTGTTTGGAAAATAGTTCACCGTCACCATATTACCAGATTGTTACCTGGAGCTGCTGAACGCCATGAGGTCGCTTCTACCCCTTAACAGGCGTACATTGGCGGGGATGCCGCGGGAAATATAAGTACCGGTTTTCCCCCCGGCATATACAATCTCTTTACCGGGAAACAATGCTGATAACCGATGCAGGTATTCTCCCAGATCACATTTGATGAGGTTGGTAATGAGGTAGAAGTAAATCTGGGTGATCGGCTGGTCGGGGTTAAATTTTTCATACTGGGTGCAAGCAGCCTTGAGTGTCTCCGTTTTGACATTACTACCCAGGTAGAGATAGGGTATACCATTCTTTCTGAGCATATATTGCATGAACAGGATGGGTATCTCATGGAGTTCTCCATAGGGCGTATATATTAATACGCGTCGTTGGGGTTTGGTGACTGCCGGCCTGTTGAGCTTGTCGGTCGCTGCCAGGATCTTTTTGATGATAAGGGCGCTGGCAAAATGCTCCTGGGCAGGCATCACATTACCTGCCATCCATAAATGGCCAATTTTCCGGAGCAAAGGAAATAAAACCTCCAATACACCATTTTCGAAGCCTGTTTGATGTACCAGGCAGTCCAGCGTGTTTTCAAACCTTTCGAAGTCCAGGTCGATGGTAGCTTCCAATAACCGGTTGATATAGATGTCATGATTCTCCCGGTCGGGCTTGATTTCCAGTGCCAGCCGGGAAATGTCTTCCTCCGACAGGCCTGCAATCCGGGATATCTTGTAGCCATGGTGATACAGGAAGGATATCCGGAGGAGCTGCTTCAGGTCTTCATTGTCATAAAACCGGTGGTTGCTCCTCTTGCGCCTGGCATTGAGGATGCTATGCCGCTGCTCCCAGATGCGGAGGGTATGGGCTTTAATACCAGTCAGGTTCTGAACGTCGCGTATAGAAAAAAAGTTCATAAATGTGTAACAAACCGGAAGTTATTACAACTAATACACCTGTTCAAATACTGTTTAGTGTATATAGTGCCTGGGGAATAAATGGGGCAATTTATTCGTAAATTCCTGGTTAATACCCTGTTTCTATGACAATTAATATGGTATTTTTGCCCGGAATTTTAATAAAAAGCACAGCATGAGTTCACACGATCTGTCCGTCATTATTTTAATCTCGCTGCTGATTGTACTATTGCCTGCCGTAGGGTTGTATAAAATGTTCCAAAAGGCAGGTATCCCGGCCTGGAAAGCATTTGTACCTTTTTTGAATACCTGGGAAATGCTCAGGCTGACCGACCTGAAAAAGCATTGGTTTTTCTGGCAGTTCATTCCTGTAGTAGGCTGGTTCATCAGTTTATGGATATTGGTAGAGTTTGTTAAGCTATTTGGCAAGTTCCGTTTCCTGCAGCATGCGGCTACGGTATTGTTTGGATTTGCCTACCTGCCCGCTATTGGTTATGATGCCAAAGAAAAGTACTATGGTCCGGAGATCGTGAAAAAGCATAAAAAGACCGCTGCGCGCGAATGGATCGATGCCGGTGTATTCGCCATCGTAGCGGCCACCCTGATCCGTACCTTTGTTTTTGAAGCCTATACCATTCCCACAGGATCTATGGAAAAGACCCTGCTGGTGAATGATTTTCTGTTTGTAAGCAAACTCAGCTATGGTCCCCGGATCCCCAATACACCGCTGGCCATACCTTTTGTTCACCATACCCTGCCCATTACGAATTCTAAATCATACTCCGAGCTCATCCACATTCCCTATACACGCTGGTTTGCCAGTCCGGTAAAAAGGAATGATGTAGTAGTGTTTAACTTTCCGGCGGGCGATACGGTGATCAACCTTGAAGAGTTTCAGTCCCGGAACCCTTATTATGATGTAGCCTGGGAGATCGGAGACCACAATATGGATGTAGGCAGGCAGATCATCCTGTCTAATCCCGACCGGTACCCCCTGATCATACGACCGGTTGATAAAAAAGAGAACTATATCAAACGATGTGTGGCCATTGCCGGTGATACCTTACAATTAATAGACGGTGTATTGTTCATCAATGGGCAGAAAGCATTCCTGCCTCCCAAGATGCAGATGTTCTATTATGTGACCACTAAAGGGCAGCCATTAGACCCTGATGTGCTGCGGGAAGAATATGATTTCGACAAAGTAGATGACCTGGAACTTAGCCCCATGGGAGGCAACCGTTACCGGATGTTGCTCACCAATGATGCCAAAGACAAAATGATCAAAAACGGTATTATCGACAGCATTGTGGTGGCCAAACAGGAAGATTCCAAGATATTCCCCCGTGATGGTAAGCACCATTGGCAGGTAGATGATTTTGGTCCTTTGTGGGTGCCTAAAAAAGGCGCTACGCTTACGCTGACACCAGATAACTATGCGATGTACGAACGCGCTATCCGTGTGTATGAGCACAATGACCTCGAAGTACGCAATGGTAAATTTTTCATCAACGACAAAGAGACCAACCAATATACCTTCAAAATGGATTATTTCTGGATGATGGGAGATAACCGTCATCAGTCACAGGATAGCCGTTTCTGGGGTTTTGTGCCCGAAGATCATGTGGTAGGAGAAGCATGGCTTATCTGGATGAGTTGGGATAAGGGCGTGCGCTGGAGCCGCATGTTTAGTAGCATTCACTAAGAAGTCAGAAGCCAGTATATAGAATCCAGAAGTCAGAATCGCAGTAGCATTCTGAATTCTGGATTCTGCATTCTATATTCTTCTTAAATTGTATCCATGAAATCAAGCGAGTATAAATTTTCCTACGAGGTATATGATTCCATAGATGAGCTGGATGAGCAGGATGCCTTTTTGCTCAATAAAGCACGGGAGACGACCCCAAATGCCTGGGCGCCTTATTCCCGTTTCAGGGTAGGGGCCGTGGCCCGCTTAAAGAATGGCGAACTGGTCATTGGCGCCAACCAGGAAAATGCTTCTTACCCGGCGGGCATTTGCGCAGAACGGGTCTTATTATCCACCGCCGGTGCTACTTATCCCGGGCAACCTATCCAATCGATAGCCATCAGTTATGAAGGCGATGGTGTGTCCGGCGACCATCCTATTAGCCCCTGTGGTATCTGCCGGCAAACCCTGCAGGAGTTTGAACAGCGTACGAAACACCCGGTCCGGTTAATATTGGCAGGTAAAACTGGTCAGGTTTATATCATACCTGCTGCCAGTATGTTATTGCCGCTGGCCTTTTCCGGCGATGAACTTGATGTCCAGTTATAACTAACTGTTTCTGCCTCTTATATTTAGCATTTATTTCTTTACTAAAATTTGCCGCTATCTATCCTGTTTAATAGCGCAGAATAAGTAATTTGTACTTTATATTTAGTTTCGCTTGCTTATGGGGAGACTCCTTTTATTGGTATGCTTTGTATTGATTGCAAACAGTGTATTTTGCCAGTCACACGGATTAAGGTTTTCAAGTCATGAGGTTGTTCCCGAAAAGAGAACCTCACTTAACCTGACACCTAAAGACCCCTTGTGCCTCAAACAGGCTGCTGAGATCTCTTTCGACCTGGCTTTTACTCCCAACCTGGAAACCTATTTTGGGTATATCATGCGCCTGGTAACAGGCAACAATCAAAACATAGATATTGTCTACAACCAGAAACTGCAGAAGTTCAACTTTGTGATCGGGGAAACTGTTTCCGGAGAATTTACCATCGATTCCATGCATTTATACGGCCAATGGAGCCAATTCAAGGTGACCCTGGATGCCAAAACACAGGAAGCAGGGTTTTACCTCAATAACCAGCTGGTGTCTAAAGGCAAGGCCAATATTTCCCATGCCACCTGTTACCGCATTTTTTTCGGCGCCAACGACTTTACAGGATTTCAGATCACCGATATCCCACCCATGAACATCCGGGATATCCGGATAGCAGAAGGTACTGCACAGGTAGCTTATTATCCATTGTCTGAAAGCAGCGGCAATGAATGTGCCGATGAAATAAAGAATAAAGTAGCCCTGGTGACAAACCCGGTATGGATCAAACCCCGCCACCAGAACTGGGTGCAGGCGGCGGCCGTTGAAACGAGGGGAGTAGCCAGTGTAGCTTTTGATAAACATACAGAAAGGCTCTACATTGTATCTCCCGACTCTTTGTACCAGTATTCCTTTAAGAACGGACAACTGACGGGCACAAAGCTCACTGTCGGTCGCGATACGTTGCCACCCGGCAATCAATCGGTGTGTAATGCTGCCGGTAACGCCTTGTACAATTTTAATATAGATGAGAAGAAAGTAAGTACCTGGCAACCACAGGCCGGCAAGTGGGACCTGAACTTTACACCGGGACAACTTACCGTATACTGGCAGGCCAATAAGTTCCTGTCGCCGGCAGATAGCTCCTTATATATAATAGGCGGATACGGCCAGTTGCAATACAAGAATGAAGTGCAGCGCTATCATTTTCCTACCAAAGAATGGGAATCTATAGACCCCGGCGGTGATTTCTTTATGCCACGCTACCTGGCTGCCCTGGGCACCAATAACGCCGGCGATACCGCTTACATCATCGGTGGCTTTGGCAGTAAGACCGGCGATCAAACGATCAACCCCAAATATAGTTATGAACTAATAGCCTTTAGTGTAAAGAGCAATACTTTCAAAAGTCTCTTTCACCTGAAGGAACCTCCTAACCAATTTTGCTTTGCCAATAGCCTCGTCATTGATTCTGCTACGCGGGACTTTTATGCGCTCATTCATCCCATTGACCGCTTCAACTCGGTACTGCAATTGATGAAAGGCTCTCTGCAATCGCCGGATTATCAGCTGATGGGTGATACGATCCCTTATGCCTTTCATGACATTGAATCATTTGCTGACCTCTATTATTGCCCAGTGAGTAAAAAGCTGGTTGCTGTAACCCTTTTTACCAATAAGCAGAATATTACCAGTGTAAAGGTCTATACCATAGATTTTCCACCCAATAAACTGGTGGCGGCAGCAACTCAGGTAGCCAAACCTTCCCGCGACTGGGTTTGGTTCCTGATAGCAGGGCTCCTGGTAGCGGTGGGTGTACTGGCGATGATGTGGCGGAAGAAGCGGGCGGATCAACTGGCGCACCAGGAGGCAAACTGGCAGGCAGCCATACCTGGCAAGGCAACTGCGCCGGCAGTGACAGCTCATGCTGTGCCGGGAATAACAGAGCTGGCGGGCAGCAAGGAAGTGGCAGCCATCAACTTATTCGGGCAATTGGAGGTTTTTGACAAAGAAGGGAATGATATTACTAAAATGTTTACTCCTTTGCTCAAGGAGTTGTTCCTGCTGGTATTGATCCATACCTACAAAGATGGCCGGGGTATTGCTTCTGAAAAACTGTATGAAACTTTATGGAGCGATAAACCGATCAAAGATGCGCGGAATAATTTCTCCGTTAATGTGGTAAAGCTAAAAGGCATCCTGGAAAAAATAGGGGATTGCCATATCGGCAAAGAGACGGGTAAATGGAAACTGGATATCCTGAATAATTCCATTAAGGTAGACTTTCAGCAATACATGGAACTGGTGTCGCATAAAACGGCTATTAATAAAGCCTATGCGCATGAACTGGTACAGATTGTTGGAAGGGGGGCTTTCCTGAGCACCATGCATTATAGCTGGCTGGATGATATTAAATCGGATGTTTCCGGTAAAACCATAGATATACTATTAAGTTATATATCAACGGCCGATCCCCTGGCCGACGCTGAATTTATTATCAAAGCCACCAATTGCATCTTCTTTTCCGACCAGCTCAACGAAGAGGCCCTGGTCTGGAAATGCAAATGCCTGGTACTGCTTGGGCGGCATGGCATGGCCAAAGATGCCTACCTGAAGTTTGCCAAAGAATACCGGGAGAATTATGGGCAGGACTTCGAAAGGTCGTTCACCGAAATGACCGGGCAGTAGCCTTTGCCACCCAGCTTGTCGAAGGCGTCTAAAGGGTGGGCGCCCTTTCGGGGCGGCTCACTCTGATCTAAAGGCGCTTGTCGAAGGGTGTTTTGTAGAAATTCCTCTTTAAGGGGCTTCGACAGAGTTTATCCGGCTCCGCGTGACGCAGCCCTACATGCTTTTCTTCATAAAAAATTAAAAAACAAGCTATTAATTTCCCAATTAATGGTTTTGTTAATGCCTTTATTAGTCTCCTCCTCCTTTCTTGCACTAAGAATTACTCAACGAAATGTTTGCCTGCTATATGAAAAAGCTCCTGCTGCTTTTACTGCTTTTGTGGAATGTTGCCGTCCTTTATGCCCGTCAACCCGGTAAAGCTTCCCTGCTGGTATCAGAAAGATCTAATCTTGCATATGTCGATCCCACTATTGGAAATGTAGGTCAGCTCCTGGAGCCTACCCGGCCCACCATCCAGTTGCCCAATCAGATGATCAGGGTAGCCCCTCAGCGAAAAGATTACCTGGATAACCAGATCACCAGTTTCCCGTTAAACATCGTTTCGCACCGGCTGGGGCAGGTGTTTGCCATCAAACCCTCCGTAAAGCCTATTGCCCGGGAGAGCTGGCAGGCCCGAATGGCCTATGACCACGACCTGGAGATCAATGCGCCCTGGCATTATTCCACCTACCTCATCGATGATGAAGTGACGGTTGAGTTCACCCCTGGCAAAAAAGCCGGTATCTATCGTTTCCGCTTTCCCCAGTCGGCCCATAAATCCATTTTGCTGGATGTATACAATGGCGGCCAGTCCAATTATAGTTTTCCCTCCGCTACAGAAATAACCGGCCTCGAAACCTGGCATGGAGATGTAAAAGTGTATATGTATGGTGTATGGAATACAGCGGGTAAGGGGGAGTTATGGGAAGGCAAAGGTCCTAAAGCTGCTGTGAGTTTTCCCTCAACGACTACTGAGGTTGAGTTGAGGTATGCGATCAGCTATGTAAGTGCTGAGCAGGCCAGGAAGAATTATGAGACTGAATTGAAGGGCAGGAGTTTCGCCAGCCTGGTGGAAAACGGCAAAAAAGCCTGGGATAAAGTGTTGTCACAAATAAAAGTAGAGGGGGGCACGATAGCCCAGAAGCGTTCTTTTTATACCGCTTTGTACCGGTGTTATGAAAGAATGGTGGATGTATCGGAAGACAACAACTATTATAGCGGTTATAACAAGCAGGTAAATAAAGACCAGCGTCCTTTTTATGTGGACGACTGGGCATGGGATACTTACCTTGCGCATCACCCCCTGCGTATGATCCTGAACCCCGCGCAGGAGGAAGATATGCTGCAGTCTTATGTACGCATGTACGAGCAAAGCGGCTGGATGCCCACCTTCCCCGTATTGTTTGGCGATCATGCCTGCATGAATGGATTTCATTCTTCCGTAGTGTTTTTGGATGCATACCGCAAGGGGTTGAAAAACTTTGATATCCAGAAAGCATATGAAGGCATGCGGAAAAATGCCACGGATGCTACCATTATTCCCTGGCGCAATGGGCCTAAAACATCTCTCGACGATTTTTACCATACCAACGGTTATTTCCCCGCGCTTGCTCCCGGCGAAAAAGAAACGGTGGGCCTGGTAGATAATTTCGAAAAGCGGCAGGCAGTAGCTGTTACGCTGGGTACCAGTTACGACGACTGGGCATTGGCCCAACTGGCTAAAGACCTGAAGAAACCTGAAGATTATGCCCTGTTCACACCAAGGGGCCTTAATTATAAGAACCTATGGCACCCCGAGAAGAAATTCTTCCTGCCGAAAGATGACAAGGGCAACTGGATCAACATTGATCTGAAGTTTGACGGCGGTCCCGGTGGACGCGATTATTACGATGAGAACAATGGCTGGACCTACCTGTGGCAGGTGCAACAGGATATACCGGGCCTCATTGACCTGATGGGGGGCAAGAAAACTTTTGAAGACAGATTGGATCAATTGTATCGCGAAGGACTGGGCCGCAGTAAACATGAATTCTGGTCCAAATTTCCCGATGCTACCGGCCTGGTAGGCCAATATTCCATGGGTAATGAGCCGAGCTTTCATATTCCCTACCTCTACAATTTTACCGCTTCGCCCTGGAAAACGCAGCAGGTTACCCGCTTCCTGCTCGATGTGTGGTTTAAGGACAATGTGTTTGGCATTCCCGGTGATGAAGATGGTGGTGGTATGACGGCCTTTGTAGTTTTCTCTTCTATGGGCTTCTATCCGGTAACACCCGGGTTGCCTGTGTATACGATCGGCAGCCCCTTATTCAGCAAAATAACCATTGACCTGCAGAATGGAAAACAGTTCAGGCTCACTGCCAACCGCTGTTCTGTAGTCAATAAATATATTCAAAGCGCTAAGATGAATGGAGTGGTGTTGAATACACCCTGGTTCACACACGAGCAACTGATGAAGGGAGGACACCTGGAACTGGAAATGGGCCCCAAGCCCAACAAGACCTGGGGCACGGCCAATGCGGGTTTTTAATTTCATCCTTGGGTGTCATTTCGAACGGAGCGCCTCTCACCATTCTGTCATTTCGAACGGAGCGTAGCGGAGTGAGAAATCTATTGCTTCGATAGCGGATTTCTCCCTGCGGTCGAAATGACAATAAAGTGTGAAATGACAATAAAGAGTGAAATGACAATGAAGAGTGAAATGAGAATGAAGTGGGGAGTGACAATAAAGTGGAGAGCGACAAAGAAGAAGGAATGACAACTTTTTTAACGATGCCATTATGAAATACGCTGTATTGCTATTGCTGTTGATGTCTGCTATTGGTGCCGGTGCTTTTGCACAGGGCAAAAGTATCCGGGAATTCCAGGTACTTCCTAAAAATGATGCTGCTACCAATGGGGCCAATCTTCAAAAAGCCATTGACTGGGCTTCTGCCAGCGGCGCTGCCTTATATGTAGAGCCGTCCGAGGAACCTTACACCATTGCCAGTGGTATCATCTTAAAGAAAAACGTATCGCTTATTGGCGTACATGGCCCCACACCGCGGGGCACCCGGCATGCCACCAAAAAACAACCGGTGGGTAGTGTATTTAAAATAATAGATGACAAGAACCCATTCATTACAGTCGAGTCGGCCACACAGATCAGGGGTATCCAGTTCTGGTATGCCAACCAGGAGTTGAAAGACTCTGCTAAGATCATTAAGTACCCGCCTACGATACAGGTGAGCAAAACCTCCAAAACAGAAGGGGTAACGCTTACCAACCTTACTTTCTACGGCGAGTATATGGCCATGGATTTTAATGCCAGCCGGAGAATGGCCTGCGAGCTGATCCTTATTGAACATTGCTATGGGTATCCGTTGAGTGGCGAGTTTATCCGGATCAACTATTGTTATGATATACCCCGTTTCCTCCATTGCCACGTGAATCCTTCCAATATGCGGCAGATCGGATTTGGCTTTTCCAAAGCGATCATTGATAAGGTGGTCAGCAGCAAGACCTATGCTTATGCCATCAACAATACGGACAATGCCCAGCTGATGGACCTGTTCACCTTTGCCACCTGGGGCGGTATTTACCTGGGCGCAGAAAGCTATGGGCAGCTGACGAATTTTAACCTGGATTGTGTAGCTGTGGGCCTCTATAAAGGTGGTTCCAATAGCAAGAACCGCAACTGGCAGATCGCGCAGGGCTCCATCATTGCCAATGCCGGCACAACGCTGGATGAGATCCATCCCATTATTATTGAAGGAAAAGGACATACCGCCATCACCAACGTAGAGGCATTCTCCGGTGGTAATGGCGCATTAACGAACCTGGAAAAGTCATTTGATTTTATGCAGGTATTGGGTACGGAAAGACTCACCGTATCCCTGGTAGGCTGCCGCATGCGCAATTATGTGACCGACCTGCCCATCACCATTAAAAACCCCGCTGCTGTGGTACAAGCCGTAGCCTGTATTGATAAAGAAGAAAAACTGTACAACGCAACCTTGGGAAACTAATAAACCAATTTTAACACCAAAACGATGCTATCCATGTACTATGCCACCTTTTACCCGCCATGACATTTACTGATCAGCGGCTCAGGGTGAGCCGCCCTTCGAGGGCGACCCACCCTAAACCGCCTACGGTATCAAACTTCACTTATCTAAACAATTAACTGATTTATGAAAAGATTGTATTACATATTATTCCTGGCATGTGCTTTCCCCTTTTTAGCTGTGGCACAGCAAAAAGTGATCAGTGGGAAAGTGACGGATGCCAGCCGCACGGCTTTGCCGGGTGTTACTGTTTCTGTGAGAAGCAGTAATGGCAATGCGTCGACCGACGTGTATAAGTCGGCTGCAACCACAGACAGTCAAGGATCTTTTAGCATTACCGTTCCACAAGGAGCTACCGCATTGGTATTTACTTTTGTCGGTAAAAAAGAGGTTGTTGAAACCATTGGTACACGTACGGTTATGAATGTAACCATGACTGATGGTGACGACCAGCTATCAGATGTAGTGGTAATAGGTTATGGAACCCGGAAAAAGGAAACGCTTACGGGTTCTGTAAGCAATATCTCCAATAAGGATATCCAAACAACTACCAGCGTAAGCCTGGCGCAAAAGCTACAGGGTAAAGTGGCTGGTTTGCAGATACGGCAGCTGAGTGGTGAGCCCGGTACATTTGAGAACATGATCAATATCCGTGGTTTTGGAGCTCCTTTGTATGTTATCGATGGTATCGTACGGGACGGCTCTTCTGAGTTCCAGAGACTTAATGCCGATGATATTGAGAGTGTATCTTTTCTGAAAGATGCCTCTGCCGCTATTTATGGCTTTGGTTCTTCCAATGGTGTGGTGATCGTTACTACCAAGAAAGGCGCCCGGGGTAAGGCTTCCTTTAATTACACCGGTGTGGTAGGATTTTCACAGCCTACCGATGTGCCCCGCATGGCCAATGCCTCCGAATGGATGCAGATGCGCAATGAGGCCAACCTGAATATGTATACCAGTCCAACCCCTTTCATCACCAAGGAAGAGTTGCAAAAATGGATCGATGGTGCGCCCGGTTATGAAAGTACGGACTGGTATGATGCGGCCCTCAAAAAGACCTCCATCACACAACAGCATAACCTGAGTGCTTCCGGTGGCAACGAAAAAACACAATATTATATCGGTCTGGCCTATGTAGATGAAGGCAGCTACCTGCGCAGCAATGACATGAATTACAAGCGCTACAACTTCCGCTCCAATATCACAACGGAACTGGCCAAGAACCTGAAAGCAGAAGTGCTGATCGGTGGCCGTTACGATATCAGGACAACACCCGGTGAAAACTTCTTCAATATCTTCAAGGGCACACGGGTAACCCTGCCTACGGAGAAGCCTTATGCCAATGGCAACCCACTGTATCCTGCGATGGTAACACCGTCTACGCAGAACCCCCTGGCCTTATCTGACAGGAGTATTACCGGGTACAGTGAAACGGTAAACAGGGGAGTACAATCTACCTTCTCATTGACCTATGATGTACCATTCGTGAAAGGACTTACGTTGAAAGGCACAGCGGCTTATGACCTCAACAGCTACCAGGGTAAGGATGTATCCAAACCTTATACCTTGTACACGTATGTAAATGGTGATTATGTACCCTCTCCCCAGCGGGTAGGTACGGGTGGTATTTCCAATGGCTATGGCAACAGCAACCGATTTGTGGTGATTGGCCAGGCCAACTATGCCACTACCATTGCCAACCACCATAACGTGGCCCTCCTGGGCGCCTTTGAACAAAGGCAGGACTGGAGCCGTAACGCCGACCTGAGAAGGATCTATGATTTCTATACGATCGACCAGATCAACGCAGCCAGTGGTAATGGTATGACCAATGGCGGCGGAGAAGGACAATCCGCTTCTCAGGCGGTACTGGGTCGTTTCAACTACGATTACGATAAAAAGTATTTGCTCGAACTGGCATTCCGTTACATGGGTACTTATGCTTATCCTCCCGATACTCGCTGGGGTTTCTTCCCCATCATTTCCGGTGGCTGGAGGATTTCTGAAGAGAACTTCATGAAAAATATACCGGTTATCTCCAACCTTAAATTACGTGCTTCTTATGGTCGTGTGGGTGAGCAGGCTGGCGGTCCCTTCCAGTGGATCCAGGGCTTTTCGCTGAGCGGTGGCGGTCAATATGAGTTTACCAACGGAAGCCTGACCACTGGTGCGCAGGCGCCCGGACTGGTGAACCCTTCACTGACCTGGGTTACTGCCAAGACAGCTGATATTGGTATTGAAGTTGGTTTGTGGAATAATAAGCTGACCCTGGAAGCAGCTGTTTACCGCAGAGACAGGCTTGGTATTCCTGCCCGCAAAAATGTGTCCCTGCCCAATACCTTTGGCGCTTCCCTGCCTGAGGAGAACCTTAACAGTGACCGTACGCAAGGTATAGAGTTTACCATTGGTTACAACGACAGGATTGGAAAGGACTTCCGTTTTAATGTGTCCGGCAACTTCAATTTTGCCCGTTCACAAAACCTCTATGTTGAAAGAGGGCCCTTCCAAAGCAGCTGGGACAAATGGAAAAACGGAACAGCATACCGCTACGATGATATCATCTGGTCCTATACTTACCTGGGCCAA encodes:
- a CDS encoding SusC/RagA family TonB-linked outer membrane protein, with amino-acid sequence MKRLYYILFLACAFPFLAVAQQKVISGKVTDASRTALPGVTVSVRSSNGNASTDVYKSAATTDSQGSFSITVPQGATALVFTFVGKKEVVETIGTRTVMNVTMTDGDDQLSDVVVIGYGTRKKETLTGSVSNISNKDIQTTTSVSLAQKLQGKVAGLQIRQLSGEPGTFENMINIRGFGAPLYVIDGIVRDGSSEFQRLNADDIESVSFLKDASAAIYGFGSSNGVVIVTTKKGARGKASFNYTGVVGFSQPTDVPRMANASEWMQMRNEANLNMYTSPTPFITKEELQKWIDGAPGYESTDWYDAALKKTSITQQHNLSASGGNEKTQYYIGLAYVDEGSYLRSNDMNYKRYNFRSNITTELAKNLKAEVLIGGRYDIRTTPGENFFNIFKGTRVTLPTEKPYANGNPLYPAMVTPSTQNPLALSDRSITGYSETVNRGVQSTFSLTYDVPFVKGLTLKGTAAYDLNSYQGKDVSKPYTLYTYVNGDYVPSPQRVGTGGISNGYGNSNRFVVIGQANYATTIANHHNVALLGAFEQRQDWSRNADLRRIYDFYTIDQINAASGNGMTNGGGEGQSASQAVLGRFNYDYDKKYLLELAFRYMGTYAYPPDTRWGFFPIISGGWRISEENFMKNIPVISNLKLRASYGRVGEQAGGPFQWIQGFSLSGGGQYEFTNGSLTTGAQAPGLVNPSLTWVTAKTADIGIEVGLWNNKLTLEAAVYRRDRLGIPARKNVSLPNTFGASLPEENLNSDRTQGIEFTIGYNDRIGKDFRFNVSGNFNFARSQNLYVERGPFQSSWDKWKNGTAYRYDDIIWSYTYLGQFQNMDEIANYPIQGGDNANTRELPGDFKYSDINNDGMIDDKDMLPMYLGANGTNDNQNPRGKNPKINYGLTLNASYKGFDINLLLQGSAMYTVRFSEVYAEVLAFRGNTPAYFFDRWHRADPYNPKSDWIPGKWPATRFNGDVGAMYRESSVWRKDASYVRLKSVELGYTFENKLFSGSGIKKLRVFVSGFNLLTIADPFVKAFDPERLEGLFNAGFNYPLSKIYNVGLNLNF